A window of Streptomyces sp. NBC_01689 genomic DNA:
CTGGCCCGGTCCACGTCGGGTGCGCGGGTGCTGAAGCGGCCCAGCAGCGCGGCGGCGCCCGCGATCTGCTCGGCGCGCTCCACGACGATCTCGATCTGCTGCCGGCTGGTGCGGGTCTTGAGCTCGCGCGGTGTGCCCTGGGCGATGATCCGGCCCTGGTCGACGACGGCGATGTCCCGGGCGAGGCGGTCGGCCTCCTCCAGGTACTGCGTGGTCAGCAGCAGGGTGGTGCCCGCGTCGACCAGCCGGTCGATGGCCTCCCACAGCAGCAGGCGGCTGGTGGGGTCGAGGCCCACCGACGGCTCGTCGAGGAACATCACCGACGGCCGCACCACCAGCGCGCACGCCAGATCGAGCCGGCGGCGCATGCCGCCCGAGTACGTGGTGGACACCCGGTCGGCGGCCCCGGTCAGCTCGAACTGCGCGAGCAGCTCCTCACCCCGCCGCCGGGCCGCGCCGCTCCGCATGCCGTACAACTCGCCGATCATGCGCAGGTTCTCACGGCCCGTCAGCCGGTCGTCGACGGCCGCGAACTGACCGGACAGCCCGATCGACCGGCGTACCAGGTCCGGGGCGCGGACCACGTCGTGGCCCGCGACCGTGGCGGTGCCCGCGTCGGGGCGCAGCAGGGTGGTGAGCACCCGGACCGCGGTGGTCTTGCCCGCCCCGTTGGGGCCCAGCAGACCCAGCACGGTGCCCTCCGGGACCGTGAGACTGACTCCGTCGAGAGCCCGGATCTTCCCGAAGGTCTTGACGAGGCCCTCAGCGTGGATGGCGCCCGGCATGGCTTCTCCGTCCTGTTTCTGCGTTCGGTGGGACTTCGTCAGTTCGCGGAGATCAGCTTCAGCTCGGGGTGGGCGGTGCCGCCCGCGATCGCGGTGGACGAGATGTGGGAGACGACCCGCTCGTCGACCGGGTCGTTCGCCGGGTCGTCGTTGACCTTGAGGTGCTCGTACGTCGTGGAGCGCTGCGCGGGCACCCGCCCGGCACCGCGGATCAGCGTGAGCAGCTCCACCAGGTTGGAGCGGTGCTTGGCGCCGGCCGAGGAGACGACGTTCTCCTCCAGCATCACCGAGCCGAGGTCGTCCGCGCCGTAGTGCAGGGTCAGCTGGCCCGCCTCCTTGCCGGTGGTCAGCCAGGAGCCCTGGATGTGACGGACGTTGTCGAGGAACAGGCGCGCGACGGCGATCATCCGTACGTACTCGAAGAGTGTGGCCTGCGTGCGGCCCTTGAGGTGGTTGTTCTCGGGCTGGTAGGTGTACGGGATGAAGGCGCGGAAACCGCCGGTGCGGTCCTGTACGTCGCGGATCATGCGCATGTGCTCGATGCGCTCGGCGTTGGTCTCGCCGGTGCCCATGAGCATGGTGGAGGTGGATTCGACGCCCAGGCCGTGCGCGATCTCCATGATCTCCAGCCAGCGTTCGCCGGACTCCTTGAGCGGGGCGATGGCCTTGCGCGGGCGGGCGGGCAGCAGTTCGGCGCCGGCGCCCGCGAAGGAGTCCAGGCCCGCCTGGTGGATGCGGGTGATGGCCTCCTCCACGCCGACCTTGGAGATCCGGGCCATGTGCTCGACCTCGGAGGCGCCCAGCGAGTGGATGACCAGCTGGGGGAAGTTCTCCTTGATCGCGGAGAAGTGCTTCTCGTAGTACTCGACGCCGTAGTCGGGGTGGTGGCCGCCCTGGAACATGATCTGGGTGCCGCCGAGTTCGACGGTCTCCGCGCAGCGGCGCAGGATGTCGTCGAGGTCGCGGGTCCAGCCCTTGGCGGTGTCCTTCGGCGCGGCGTAGAAGGCGCAGAACTTGCACGCCGTGACGCACACGTTGGTGTAGTTGATGTTCCGCTCGATGATGTACGTCGCGATGTGCTCGGTACCGGCGTACTTGCGGCGGCGTACGGCGTCGGCGGCGGCGCCCAGCGCGTGCAGCGGAGCGTCACGGTAGAGGTCGAGGGCCTCTTCCGGGGTGATGCGCCCGCCTTCGGCGGCACGGTCGAGGACGGACTGCAACGGGGACGGGGTAGGTCGGGGCATGGTGCCGGCCTTTCCGGGGCTGTGGATGGTCTTCCTGGTCATGGCGGGGGTGTCACGGAGAGTCGGTGTCCAGCAGGCGCACGGCCACGTCGGCGGGGAAGCCCTCCGCCGCACCGCCGACCCGGCGGGCGAACTCCCGGATACCGGCCAGCTGTTCGGCGCCGAGCCGGAAGTCGAGCGCCTCCGTGTAGTACCGCTCCAGCGTTCCGGCGTCGAACTCCTCCCACTGGGAGGCCTGTTCGCTCACCTCGGTCACCTCGCGCAACGACAGGTCCCGGGAGGCCAGCAGATCGGCATGGACCTGGCGGACCAGAGCGGGTTCGCGGGCGAGGAAGTCGCGGCGCGCCGCGAACACGGCGAACACGAACGGGAGGCCGGTCCACTCCTTCCACATCCGGCCCAGGTCGTGGACCTGGAGGCCGAGTCCGGGAGCCTCGTGCAGCGCGGCACTGAGCGCCACGTCACCGATGATGACCGCCGCGCGGGCCTCGGACAGCATCGTGCGCAGGTCAGGCGGCCGCACCACGTACTCGGGACGGACACCTACCTTCTCCTCCAGCAGCAGCCGGGCCAGCCGCACCGAGGTCCGGCTGGTCGAACCCAGCGCGACCCGCTCGCCGTCCAGCTGCTCCAGCGGCACCTGACTGAGGATCAAGCACGACATGACGTCGCCGTCGCTGCCCACCGCGATGTCCGGCAGGGCCACCAGATCGTCGGCGTGCCGCAGGAACTCGACCAGGCTGATGGGCCCGATGTCCAGATCACCGGCGGCCAGCGCCTGGTTGAGGCCGTCCGGGCTGTCCGTGCGCAGATCCAGGTCGAGCAGGCTGCCGGTACGGGCCAGCCCCCAGAACAGCGGCAGGCAGTTGAGGAACTCGATGTGCCCGACTCGGGGGCGGCGACGTTTGGTGCGCAGCGCCGACGACGGTTCTGCGACGAGTGGTTCGGTCATCTGTGGACGCTCCCGGAGCGGGTCGGAGAAGGGGCGGCGGGGCGTACTCGGTGCCCGGCGCACGGAACGAGGAGGGACAAAGGAGGGTGAGCGACGCGCCGGGAAGAACACCCGGCGCCCGCCTGGACGTGTACGGCCCTGCCCGGCAGCCCGCGCCGGCCCTACGCCCCGCGGGCGACCGTCGCCGTGAAGTGCTCGGTGAGGACGGCGAGGACGTCCGCCGCCCGCTCGGTGAGATAGAAGTGACCGCCGGGGAACACCTGCAGCGTGCTGCCGCCGAGCGTGTGACCCTCCCAGGCGCGCGCCTCGTCCAGCGAGGTCTTCGGGTCGTCGTCGCCGACCAGCACCGTCACCGGGCAGCGCACGGTGTCGTCCGGCGCGGCCAGATAGGTCTCGACGGCCGTGTAATCGTTACGGATCGCCGGCAGCACCATGCGCAGCAGCTCCTCGTCGTCGAGGAGCCGGCTGTCGGTACCGCTGAGCGCACGGATCTCGGCGATCAGCCGGTCGTCACCGAGGGTGTGCACCCGCTCGTCCCGGGTCCGCGACGGCGCCCTGCGCCCCGACGCGAACAGCCGCACCGGCCCGGTCCCGGACCGCTCCAGACGCCGGGCCACCTCGAAGGCGACCACCGCTCCCATGCTGTGCCCGAAGAACGTCAACGGCCGGTCCTGCCGGCCCCGCAGGGCCTCGGCCACCCGGTCGGCGAGCTCGGCGACCGAGGTCAGACCCGGCTCGTGACGCCGGTCCTGCCGGCCCGGGTACTGCACCGCGACCACGTCGACAGCGGGACTGAGAGCCGCGGCGACCGGCAGGTAGAAACTGGCGGAACCCCCCGCGTGCGGAAAGCACACCAGACGCTCGGCCGCCTCGGGAGCGGGACGGAAACTGCGGATCCACAGATCGTCCGCGGGACTTGGACTCATGAGACGCGGATGTCCTTCCGGGAAATCGGCGCACCCGGCACAGGGGCCGGTGGGCGGTGCGGAACTGGCTGCGGGGCGGCGGAGCCTCAGGCGCTCTCCGCCTCCGGACCCCACACCTCGACGGAGTCGGCGACACGGCGCACATGGATGCACTCGCCGGGGCACTCCTTGGCGGAGTCGGCGACGTCCGGCAGAAGCTCCAGGGGGATCCGCGTGGTGGCACGCGGTTCCTGCAGGAGCTCGTCGTCCTCGTCTTTCACATAGGCGATGCCGTCCACGTCCAGTTCGAACACCTCGGGCGCGTACTGGGCACAGATACCGTCACCGGTGCACAGCTCATGGTCGATCCAGACCTCGAAGGCCTGCTCGCCGGTCGTCTGCTCGGACATGTCCACCTGCCTGCCGATCGTGTCGTGAGACCGCGCACCGGGGCACGCGGGGTGAAGGGGGGAGGGAAGGCCGGGACGGGACACACCGTCCGCCACGGCCCGGCGCGTCAGACACGCATCGGCTGCGGCTCGTCGCGGCGGGTGCGGTCCGGACCGTCGTACTCGCGGATGATCTCGTAGCGGGTGTTGCGCTCCACGGGACGGAAGCCGGCGTCGCGGATCAGGTCGAGCAGGTCCTCGCGGGTCAGCTTGTTCGGGGTGCCGTAGTTGTCCGCGTCGTGCGTGATCTTGTACTCGACGACCGAGCCGTCCATGTCGTCCGCGCCGTGCTGCAGGGCGAGCTGCGCGGTGTGCAGACCGTGCATGACCCAGAAGACCTTGACGTGCGGGACGTTGTCGAACAGCAGCCGGGAGACCGCGAAGATCTTCAGCGCCTCGGTGCCGGTCGCCATCTGGGTGCGCGCCTGCAGCTTGTTGCGGACCTTGCCGTCCTTCATGTCCACGAAGTCGTGCTGGTAGCGCAGCGGGATGAAGACCTGGAAACCGCCGGTCTCGTCCTGCAGCTCACGCAGCCTCAGGACGTGGTCGACCCGGTGGCGGGGCTCCTCGATGTGCCCGTACAGCATGGTGCACGGCGTCTTGAGGCCCTTGGAGTGCGCCAGACGGTGGATGCGCGACCAGTCCTCCCAGTGGGTGCGGTGGTCGACGATGTGCTGACGCACCTCCCAGTCGAAGATCTCCGCGCCGCCACCGGTCAGCGACTCCAGACCGGCGTCGATCAGCTCGTCCAGGACCTCCGAGGCGGGCAGCCCGGAGATCGTCTCGAAGTGATGGATCTCCGTCGCCGTGAACGCCTTGATCGACACGTTCGGCAGCGCCTTCTTCAGCTCCCGCAGCGAACGCGGGTAGTAACGCCAAGGAAGCGTCGGGTGCAGCCCGTTGACGATGTGCAGCTCCGAGAGATGCTCGCTCTCCATCGTCTTGGCGAGACGGACCGCCTCCTCGATGCGCATCGTGTACGCGTCCATCTCGCCCGGCTTGCGCTGGAACGAGCAGTAGGCGCACGACGCGGTGCACACGTTCGTCATGTTGAGGTGACGGTTGACGTTGAAGTGGACCACGTCACCGTTCTTGACCGTGCGCGCATGGTGCGCGAGCTCGCCCAGCCAGGCCAGCTCGTCCGACTCGTACAACGCGATGCCGTCCTCGCGGGACAGCCGTTCACCGGAGTAGACCTTCTCCTCCAGCTCACGCTTGAGCCCTGCGTCCATTACCGGGGAACCTCCTCGGTCAGTGCCTGGCGGCACACGTAGTGAGTGCGAGTACGCGGATGGCACGTAACTCGTCTGCGGGCCCCGGCCGAGCCACCCGTCTTCGCGGACGGCTCGCACCGCCGTGGATCCGGCAGGGCGGAACTGGTACGGAGCCGCGCCACCCGACCCAGGCCGGCCGGACCGCCCTTCACGGACGGACCCGAACCCTCCTGGAGACAACGGCACATGGACCGCTCCCCGACCGGAACACAGGGGATCCGGCCACGTCGGATGAGGCTCCCTCATCTTCGCGGAGGACAGTCTGGGGAAAACCCCACACCCACTCCGGCTTTCCTGGAGGGGGCGCGCGAGAGCGCCGCCACCGGATCACTCACGGCAGAGAATGAGGCGGGCCGCATGACGTCACGACTGACCCTGGCGCACTCCCCGTGCCCCAACGACACGTTCGTCTTCCACGCGCTGACCCACGGCCTGCTCCCCGGCGCCCCCGAGACCGACGTGCGCCTGGCCGACATCGACGTCACCAACGGGCTCGCCGAACGCGGCGAACTGGACGTCCTCAAGGTGTCCTACGGCGTCCTGCCGCACGTACTCGACACCTACGCCCTGCTGCCGTGCGGCGGCGCCGTCGGCCGCGGCTGCGGACCCCTCGTCCTGCGCCGGCAGGCCGGCCCGGCCGCCGGTCTCAGCGGCGCCCGCGTCGCCGTACCCAGCACCAGTTCCACGGCCTACCTCCTCTTCCGCCTCTGGGCGGCCCGCGCCGTCCCCGGCGGCGTCGGCGAGATCGTCGTCCTGCCCTTCCACGAGATCATGCCCGCCGTCCGCGACGGCCTCGTCGACGCCGGCCTCGTCATCCACGAGGCCCGCTTCACCTACCGCCACTACGGCCTGCACAGCGTCGCCGACCTGGGCGAGGAGTGGGAGAAGGAGACGACCCTGCCCGTCCCGCTCGGCGCCATCATCGCCCGCCGCACCCTCGGCGCCACCCGCCTCACCGCCCTCGCCGACGCCGTCCGCGCCTCCGTCCGCGCCGCCTGGGACACCCCCGCCGCCTCCCGCCCCTACGTCCTGGAGCACGCCCAGGAACTGGCCACGGACGTCGTCGACCAGCACATCGAGCTCTACGTCAACTCCTTCACCGCGGAACTCGGCGACGAAGGCCACGCCGCCGTACGCGAACTCCTCGGCCGCAGCGCCGACCTCGGCCTGCTGCCCGCCGTACCCGACGGCGCCCTCGACTTCCCCTAGGCCCCCCGGTGCCCGGCCCGGCCAACGCTAGGGGATCTCTTAGAGCCGGTCACCGCAGGTCCGGAAGCCACCCCCGGCCCTCCGCATAATCGGCCCCAGGCCGCCCCCACCCGTCCGGGACCGCCACCGCCCGCGCCACCGACCCACCACCGGCGACACCACCGGGCCCCGCTGCCGAAGGGAACCGATCCGTGACCGAGGACAGGCTCCGCGAACTTCACGAGTTCCTGAAGCGCGTCACCGCAGACCTCCAACGCACGCGCAACCGCCTGCACCAGGTCGAGTCGAGGGCCACGGAACCCATCGCCATCGTCTCCATGAGCTGCCGCTACCCGGGCGGCGTCCGCACCCCCGAAGACCTCTGGCACCTCGTGGACACCGCGACCGACGGCGTCTCCGACTTCCCCGAGGACCGCGGCTGGTCCGTCGACACCCTCTACGACCCCGACCCCGACCACCCCGGCACCTGCTACACCCGCACCGGCGGATTCCTGCACGACGCCGCCGACTTCGACGCCGACTTCTTCGGCATGTCACCCCGCGAAGCCCTCGCCACCGACCCCCAGCAGCGCCTGCTCCTGGAGGTCACCTGGGAGGCGATGGAACGCGCCGGACTGCGCCCCGCCGACCTCAAGGGCACCGCCACCGGCGTCTTCGCGGGCGTCATGTACAACGACTACGGCTCACGGTTCCCCGAACCGCCCGAAGGACTCGACGGCTACATCGGCAACGGCAGCGCCGCCAGCATCGCCTCCGGCCGCATCGCCTACACCTTCGGCTTCGAGGGCCCCGCCATCACGGTGGACACCGCCTGCTCCTCCTCCCTGGTCGCCCTGCACCTCGCCGTCCAGGCCCTGCGCGCCGGCGAGTGCGACCTCGCCCTCGCCGGCGGCGTCGCCGTCATGTCCACCCCCGTCACCTTCATGGAGTTCAGCCGCCAGCGCGGACTGTCCGCCGACGGCCGCTGCAAGTCCTACGCGGACGCCGCCGACGGCACCGGCTGGGGCGAGGGCGTCGGCATGCTCCTCCTGGAACGCCTCTCGGACGCCCGGCGGGCCGGCCACGACGTCCTCGCGGTCATCCGCGGCTCCGCCGTCAACCAGGACGGCGCGAGCAGCGGCCTCACCGCCCCCAACGGCCCCTCCCAGCAACGCGTCATCCGCGCCGCGCTCGCCGCCGCCGACCTCCGGCCGGGCGACGTCGACGCCGTCGAGGGACACGGCACCGGCACCACCCTCGGCGACCCCATCGAGGCCCAGGCCCTGCTGGCCACCTACGGCCAGGACCGGCCCGCCGACCGCCCCCTGTGGCTCGGCTCGCTCAAGTCGAACATCGGCCACACCCAGGCCGCCGCCGGCGTCGGCGGCGTCATCAAGATGGTGCAGGCCCTGCAGCACCGGCGGCTGCCCCGCACCCTCCACGTCGACCAGCCGTCCACCACCGTCGACTGGACGGAGGGCAACGTCCGCCTGCTGACGTCACCGGTCGAGTGGACCGACCCGGGCCGGCCCCGCCGGGCCGGCGTCTCCGCGTTCGGCGTCAGCGGCACCAACGCCCACGTCATCGTCGAACAGGCGCCCCCCGCCGAACCGGCCGCCGACCAGAACGCCGACGCGCCCGCCGACACGAACGACGCCCCGGCCGGGACCCGCACCGCCCCCCGCCCACCGGCCATGCCCTGGCTGCTGTCCGCACAGACCCCCCAGGCCCTCCAGGCCCAGGCCCGCACACTCCTCACCCACCTCGGCACCCACCCCGACGGCGACGGCGACCACGCCGTGGCACACGCCCTCTCCACCACACGCTCCGTCTTCGACCACCGCGCCGTCGTCCTCGGCGACGACCACGACGCCCTGATCCGCGGCCTCGACGCCGTCGCGAACGGCACCACCGCCCCCGAGGCCGTCACCGGCACGGCCCGCCGCGGCGGAGGAAGACTCGCCTTCCTCTTCTCCGGCCAGGGCGCCCAACGCCTCGGCATGGGGCGGGAGTTGTACGACGCGTATCCGGTGTTCGCGGAGGCGTTCGATGCGGTGTGCGCGTACCTCGGCGAGGGGCTGCGGGAGGTGGTGTTCGGTGAGGACGCCGACCTGCTGAATCAGACCGCCTGGACGCAGCCCGC
This region includes:
- a CDS encoding ATP-binding cassette domain-containing protein, whose protein sequence is MPGAIHAEGLVKTFGKIRALDGVSLTVPEGTVLGLLGPNGAGKTTAVRVLTTLLRPDAGTATVAGHDVVRAPDLVRRSIGLSGQFAAVDDRLTGRENLRMIGELYGMRSGAARRRGEELLAQFELTGAADRVSTTYSGGMRRRLDLACALVVRPSVMFLDEPSVGLDPTSRLLLWEAIDRLVDAGTTLLLTTQYLEEADRLARDIAVVDQGRIIAQGTPRELKTRTSRQQIEIVVERAEQIAGAAALLGRFSTRAPDVDRARSLVSAPVDGGVHLLTEVIGALAGAGIEISDISLRQPTLDEVFLALTDPPRGDRSEPVMASAGASNEKE
- the mqnC gene encoding cyclic dehypoxanthinyl futalosine synthase — its product is MPRPTPSPLQSVLDRAAEGGRITPEEALDLYRDAPLHALGAAADAVRRRKYAGTEHIATYIIERNINYTNVCVTACKFCAFYAAPKDTAKGWTRDLDDILRRCAETVELGGTQIMFQGGHHPDYGVEYYEKHFSAIKENFPQLVIHSLGASEVEHMARISKVGVEEAITRIHQAGLDSFAGAGAELLPARPRKAIAPLKESGERWLEIMEIAHGLGVESTSTMLMGTGETNAERIEHMRMIRDVQDRTGGFRAFIPYTYQPENNHLKGRTQATLFEYVRMIAVARLFLDNVRHIQGSWLTTGKEAGQLTLHYGADDLGSVMLEENVVSSAGAKHRSNLVELLTLIRGAGRVPAQRSTTYEHLKVNDDPANDPVDERVVSHISSTAIAGGTAHPELKLISAN
- a CDS encoding menaquinone biosynthetic enzyme MqnA/MqnD family protein, with protein sequence MTEPLVAEPSSALRTKRRRPRVGHIEFLNCLPLFWGLARTGSLLDLDLRTDSPDGLNQALAAGDLDIGPISLVEFLRHADDLVALPDIAVGSDGDVMSCLILSQVPLEQLDGERVALGSTSRTSVRLARLLLEEKVGVRPEYVVRPPDLRTMLSEARAAVIIGDVALSAALHEAPGLGLQVHDLGRMWKEWTGLPFVFAVFAARRDFLAREPALVRQVHADLLASRDLSLREVTEVSEQASQWEEFDAGTLERYYTEALDFRLGAEQLAGIREFARRVGGAAEGFPADVAVRLLDTDSP
- a CDS encoding thioesterase II family protein, yielding MSPSPADDLWIRSFRPAPEAAERLVCFPHAGGSASFYLPVAAALSPAVDVVAVQYPGRQDRRHEPGLTSVAELADRVAEALRGRQDRPLTFFGHSMGAVVAFEVARRLERSGTGPVRLFASGRRAPSRTRDERVHTLGDDRLIAEIRALSGTDSRLLDDEELLRMVLPAIRNDYTAVETYLAAPDDTVRCPVTVLVGDDDPKTSLDEARAWEGHTLGGSTLQVFPGGHFYLTERAADVLAVLTEHFTATVARGA
- a CDS encoding ferredoxin, which codes for MSEQTTGEQAFEVWIDHELCTGDGICAQYAPEVFELDVDGIAYVKDEDDELLQEPRATTRIPLELLPDVADSAKECPGECIHVRRVADSVEVWGPEAESA
- the mqnE gene encoding aminofutalosine synthase MqnE, yielding MDAGLKRELEEKVYSGERLSREDGIALYESDELAWLGELAHHARTVKNGDVVHFNVNRHLNMTNVCTASCAYCSFQRKPGEMDAYTMRIEEAVRLAKTMESEHLSELHIVNGLHPTLPWRYYPRSLRELKKALPNVSIKAFTATEIHHFETISGLPASEVLDELIDAGLESLTGGGAEIFDWEVRQHIVDHRTHWEDWSRIHRLAHSKGLKTPCTMLYGHIEEPRHRVDHVLRLRELQDETGGFQVFIPLRYQHDFVDMKDGKVRNKLQARTQMATGTEALKIFAVSRLLFDNVPHVKVFWVMHGLHTAQLALQHGADDMDGSVVEYKITHDADNYGTPNKLTREDLLDLIRDAGFRPVERNTRYEIIREYDGPDRTRRDEPQPMRV
- a CDS encoding 1,4-dihydroxy-6-naphthoate synthase, with translation MTSRLTLAHSPCPNDTFVFHALTHGLLPGAPETDVRLADIDVTNGLAERGELDVLKVSYGVLPHVLDTYALLPCGGAVGRGCGPLVLRRQAGPAAGLSGARVAVPSTSSTAYLLFRLWAARAVPGGVGEIVVLPFHEIMPAVRDGLVDAGLVIHEARFTYRHYGLHSVADLGEEWEKETTLPVPLGAIIARRTLGATRLTALADAVRASVRAAWDTPAASRPYVLEHAQELATDVVDQHIELYVNSFTAELGDEGHAAVRELLGRSADLGLLPAVPDGALDFP